The Microbulbifer hydrolyticus genome has a segment encoding these proteins:
- the lepB gene encoding signal peptidase I, which yields MDINFPLILLLLVVVTGVIWLVDALFLARGRRTRAAKGQQEQEPVVVEYAKSFFPVLAIVFVLRSFLVEPFQIPSASMDPTLQVGDFILVNKYAYGLRLPVSRTKVLSIGEPKRGDVMVFFPPHANDTYYIKRVIGLPGDQIRVVNNQLFINGKPAPQELIQALPPGNPQKEFLWEEIDGRRHLMAKQVRPSTYGNVRTLVVPEGHYFMMGDNRDNSLDSRKWGFVPEKDIVGKAFAIWMHWDKLVSLPSFDRVGGIE from the coding sequence ATGGATATCAATTTTCCCCTTATTTTGCTGTTGCTGGTGGTGGTAACAGGGGTTATCTGGCTTGTCGACGCGCTGTTCCTGGCTCGTGGCCGTAGAACCCGTGCCGCCAAAGGCCAGCAGGAGCAGGAACCGGTGGTGGTGGAGTACGCCAAGTCTTTCTTTCCGGTGCTGGCGATCGTATTCGTGCTGCGCTCTTTCCTGGTAGAGCCTTTCCAGATTCCGTCTGCATCCATGGACCCCACCCTGCAGGTAGGGGATTTTATCCTGGTGAACAAGTACGCCTACGGGCTGCGCCTCCCGGTTTCACGTACCAAAGTACTGAGCATTGGTGAGCCCAAGCGCGGGGATGTGATGGTGTTCTTCCCGCCTCACGCCAACGATACCTACTACATCAAGCGGGTGATCGGCCTCCCTGGGGACCAGATCCGGGTGGTCAACAACCAGCTGTTTATCAACGGCAAGCCCGCGCCGCAGGAACTGATCCAGGCGCTGCCTCCGGGCAATCCACAGAAGGAATTTCTGTGGGAAGAGATTGATGGCCGCCGTCACCTGATGGCCAAGCAGGTCCGGCCGAGCACATACGGCAATGTGCGCACCCTGGTGGTTCCCGAGGGGCACTATTTCATGATGGGGGACAATCGGGACAACAGCCTCGACAGCCGTAAGTGGGGCTTCGTACCGGAGAAAGACATTGTCGGCAAGGCCTTTGCAATCTGGATGCATTGGGACAAACTAGTGAGCCTGCCCAGCTTTGACCGGGTAGGTGGCATCGAGTAG